From a region of the Sesamum indicum cultivar Zhongzhi No. 13 linkage group LG3, S_indicum_v1.0, whole genome shotgun sequence genome:
- the LOC105158044 gene encoding metalloendoproteinase 1-like, translating into MIMEPKFLHLLSCILLLFLLNPLSLFTHANSPNQLNTQRSSGMDFLKTLIGTQKGTTSKGISQLKKYLSHFGYMNHKNNTILTHQTDDFFDDNLELAIKSYQTFFKLKVNGIMDANIVAKMSHPRCGVPDSFNLNRSHKLYLRIPTLASHYTFFPGEPKWPPTKRSLTYSFPLGGPTNVNSSILHATQIWASVTPFRFSYRTNYDQADIKISFQYRDHGDGYPFDGPGGILAHAFAPSDGRLHFDGDERWVDGVTLGAFDMQTVGLHELGHVLGLGHTNDTGAIMYPYIGDGLRKVLGQDDINGIKALYQF; encoded by the coding sequence ATGATTATGGAACCAAAGTTCCTTCATTTGCTCTCTTGCATtctccttctctttcttctcaacCCTTTGTCATTGTTCACTCATGCAAATTCCCCAAATCAACTTAATACACAAAGATCATCAGGTATGGATTTCCTCAAAACCCTAATCGGAACCCAAAAAGGAACTACATCTAAAGGCATCTCTCAGCTCAAGAAGTACCTTTCACACTTCGGATACATGAATCATAAAAACAATACTATACTGACACATCAAACAGATGATTTCTTTGACGATAATTTAGAGTTGGCTATAAAAAGCTACCAAACATTCTTCAAACTCAAGGTAAATGGGATTATGGATGCTAATATTGTCGCAAAAATGTCACACCCCCGATGTGGGGTGCCCGATTCTTTCAACCTTAATAGAAGCCACAAACTCTACCTCCGGATCCCAACCTTAGCCTCGCACTATACATTCTTTCCAGGTGAGCCCAAATGGCCTCCGACAAAGAGAAGTCTCACATATTCATTCCCATTGGGTGGACCCACTAATGTAAATAGCTCCATTCTACATGCAACCCAAATATGGGCTAGTGTGACACCCTTTAGATTTTCATACAGAACGAATTATGATCAGGCTGACATTAAGATTAGTTTTCAGTATCGGGATCATGGAGATGGGTATCCATTTGATGGGCCCGGAGGGATTTTAGCGCATGCTTTTGCACCGTCTGATGGTAGGCTTCACTTTGATGGAGATGAGAGATGGGTGGATGGTGTTACACTAGGTGCATTTGATATGCAAACTGTAGGCCTGCATGAGCTAGGACATGTTTTAGGACTTGGGCATACTAATGATACTGGGGCCATCATGTATCCTTATATAGGAGATGGTCTCAGAAAGGTTTTGGGACAAGATGATATTAACGGAATTAAGGCATTGTATCAATTTTag